DNA sequence from the Malus domestica chromosome 11, GDT2T_hap1 genome:
TGGTGGGTTTAGGGTTATTGGGTGTAGACAGAAAaacacccatttttattttctttttcttatttattaagGGCAAATTTGAGAGTTTGTTGGACAAAATtgttaagttgggtgtaaagataaaacaaatgggttcaaataaaattttctatagCAGAATCCcacttgaaaaagaaaaatccaattcaaaaaataaaaaataaaaaacgatcCCTTCAAGAAGAAGCATAAGCAAAGTAACCATCACaacagaagaagaagccatCTGCAACATAagaagcagaaaaaaaaaaatccagctCATAACCAAACACTAAACATGGAGAGATTGGCCAATTGATCCGAGAAAACAGAGAAATCGGCCAATCGATCCAAGAAAACAACGAGAGAAATGAGACCTAAAGAAAGAAATTGGCTCGAGGCAGAGCACAGCAAATCGATCCACGTTACCAAGTTTTGACAAAGCTGACAAGATTTCTAGCAATGGTCTTACCAATCATTTGCTTTTCGGAGGGTCTCGGTAAGACGTTCTAGTGAGCCATTTAGTCGAAACGAGTCCTTTGTATTCCTATTAAAATAGCCCATGCAGATACAAACACAGGACTACACCAACCTTTAATCCAATCCAATGAAGCCTAACTATGGCAAACAAACGCACCATGTTGGCTGATAATTCTATAGTTTTGTACTGGGGTTGAAGGCTATATAGGCTTATGATTCTTAAATCGAACCGTACTGTGCCCACCCCTACCTATACGTATAAGTAAGCAACACACATCCCCTTCCATTTTCTTTACTAGTAATGTAGATTGATCCCAAGCCAAATTCATTCAACATTTAACCTAAACATTATTCATTCAGGTAAAATAGGTTGATGCATCTTTTAAACTGTCATCCAAACTTTGCAATGCAAACAGAAACAACGGACATTTTCGTGCGAACCCACGCTTCAGTCACCACACTGAAACTGCATTTCGAACACGCACCCAAAACAGATTCAGCAAAAATTCTAGGATACTACCAGTCGTTAGATCATAATTGCAATGATGGAGAAATCAAGGGGCATTGAGGACCCAATGCATGACTGGGGTTTTTTGTACCCTCAACCTGTAGACTCTCGACAAATAAATGAACAAAAACTGCTTGTAGCATAATCCCCTACCAAGATATCCCAACAGTAGTTCAAATGAAGTTAAATAGTAATGGCAATTGAAGAGAAAGATAGAGATGAAATGGTGTTCATGCTCATAGCAATGCGGTTTTGACAAAAGCCAAACAAGTAGAGAATCATACATATGGATTTGATGATATTCGATAACAAAAACTTGATTGCTTCTTCAAAAGAATTGAGTTCTGAATCTCCGACAGCAATGCAACACCATGAAAATTTTGCAACTACAATTCAACTTTAATGTGAGGAATCAAATAGAAAACCAAGTAAAAaactttcaaaaaataaaaagtgaagCAATAGAGGCAACGAGTAAGAACCCCCAATCAGTTCTGTTgggcatttcatcaaacaccttACAAAGCATTAAGGATTATATGAACCATCATATTTCATTTCCTACCAAGATAAAGATCGAGTTCCAAATCAACACAAAGTcacaaaaaatagaaagaaaaatgcaCATTTACTaattaaaaccctaaccctagaccCAAAGGGCTCGATTTCAAATACCGGACATTGAAATCCACAAACCCTAAGCCCTTTCAAGAGCTGGTGAACTTAGTCACGGCTTTTGTCCCTTCCGAAACGGCGTGCTTGGCGAGCTCGCCGGGCAGCACGAGCCTCACGGCGGTCTGGATCTCCCGGGAAGTGATGGTGGGCTTCTTGTTGTACCTGGCTAGCCTGGACGACTCCTGGGCGAGCTTCTCGAAGATGTCGTTGATGAAGCTGTTCATGATTCCCATGGCCTTGCTGGAGATTCCGATGTCAGGGTGGACCTGCTTCAGGACCTTGAAGATGTAGATCTTGTAGGTCTCCACGCTCTTCTtcgatctcttcttcttcttgtcgcCGGCGGCGGCTCCGGCTTCCTTGGGGAGCTTCTTCCCGGCCTTGGGCTTCTTCTCGGCGGG
Encoded proteins:
- the LOC114825158 gene encoding probable histone H2B.1; this encodes MAPKAEKKPAEKKPAEEKKSAVAEKAPAEKKPKAGKKLPKEAGAAAGDKKKKRSKKSVETYKIYIFKVLKQVHPDIGISSKAMGIMNSFINDIFEKLAQESSRLARYNKKPTITSREIQTAVRLVLPGELAKHAVSEGTKAVTKFTSS